A genomic region of Metopolophium dirhodum isolate CAU chromosome 1, ASM1992520v1, whole genome shotgun sequence contains the following coding sequences:
- the LOC132933603 gene encoding protein krueppel-like, translating into MEKKIYLCDVFDKAFSQNSNFTIHRRTHTGEKPYVCDICDKSFSVSGTLVAHKRTHNGEKPYTCDVCDKSFSQSTSLTTHRREHTGEKPYSCDVCDKSFSVSGSLIAHTRTHTGDKPYTCNVCDMSFSESGHLTRYKRTHMTH; encoded by the coding sequence ATGGAGAAGAAAATTTATCTGTGCGATGTCTTCGACAAGGCGTTCAGCCAAAATAGCAATTTTACGATACATCGACGCACACACACTGGAGAAAAACCGTACGTATGTGATATATGCGACAAGTCGTTCTCTGTAAGTGGAACTTTGGTAGCACATAAGCGGACGCACAATGGAGAAAAACCATACACGTGCGATGTATGCGACAAGTCGTTCAGTCAAAGTACCAGTTTGACAACACATCGACGCGAGCACACTGGAGAAAAACCGTACTCGTGCGATGTATGCGACAAGTCGTTCTCTGTAAGTGGAAGTTTGATAGCACATACGCGGACGCACACTGGAGATAAACCGTACACGTGCAATGTATGCGACATGTCGTTCTCTGAAAGTGGTCATTTGACAAGATACAAGCGTACGCACATGACACACTAA